A single region of the Raphanus sativus cultivar WK10039 chromosome 1, ASM80110v3, whole genome shotgun sequence genome encodes:
- the LOC108855367 gene encoding protein JINGUBANG — translation MPRSDRAREYSWNPSEENSLVGSIVQEEGHIYSLAATNDLLFTGSDNNHIRVWKNLTEFSEFKSNSGLVKAIVICREENNKVFTGHQDGKIRVWKTSHKNPRVYTRAGSLPALKDVLKKSVKPSNYVEARRRRTALWIKHSDAVSCLSLVEDQGLLYSASWDRTVKVWRIHDLKCLESIKAHDDAINSVIAGGSCEGLVFTGSADGTVKVWKREVRGKRTAHSLVQTLLKQESAVTALVTSHVAVYSGSSDGVVNYWEMGEKKVLKHCGVFKKHRLAVLCLAAAGELVFSGAADKKICVWRREGRVHTCVSVFTGHTGPVKCLAVAEPWGGDDEDGGDGRLIVYSGSLDKSVKVWRVPCHHM, via the coding sequence ATGCCGCGTTCCGACCGGGCCCGGGAATATTCTTGGAATCCAAGCGAAGAAAACAGCCTGGTCGGGTCGATTGTTCAAGAAGAAGGCCACATTTACTCGTTAGCAGCGACAAATGATCTTCTGTTCACAGGATCGGACAATAATCACATTAGGGTTTGGAAGAACCTAACCGAGTTTAGTGAGTTTAAATCGAACAGCGGTTTGGTGAAAGCGATAGTGATATGTCGTGAGGAGAATAATAAGGTGTTCACGGGTCATCAAGACGGTAAGATCCGGGTCTGGAAAACCTCGCACAAGAATCCTCGAGTGTACACACGCGCAGGAAGCTTACCGGCTTTGAAAGACGTGTTGAAGAAGTCAGTGAAGCCGAGTAACTACGTGGAGGCGAGAAGACGTCGTACGGCGCTATGGATCAAACACTCCGACGCCGTTTCGTGTTTGAGTCTTGTGGAAGATCAAGGGCTGTTATACTCCGCCTCATGGGATCGGACGGTCAAGGTTTGGCGCATTCACGATTTGAAATGTTTGGAATCTATTAAAGCTCATGATGACGCCATCAACTCCGTCATAGCCGGTGGTTCCTGCGAGGGTCTTGTATTCACTGGCTCAGCAGATGGAACGGTTAAGGTTTGGAAACGGGAGGTTCGTGGGAAGCGTACTGCGCATAGTCTGGTTCAGACTTTGCTGAAACAAGAATCTGCTGTTACGGCTTTGGTCACTAGCCACGTGGCGGTTTATAGTGGTTCCAGCGACGGTGTTGTGAATTACTGGGAGATGGGAGAGAAGAAAGTGTTGAAGCATTGTGGTGTTTTCAAGAAACATAGGCTTGCTGTGCTCTGTCTCGCGGCAGCCGGAGAATTGGTGTTTAGTGGTGCGGCGGATAAGAAGATATGCGTGTGGAGGAGGGAAGGGAGAGTCCACACGTGTGTTTCGGTTTTTACCGGTCATACCGGACCGGTTAAGTGTTTGGCGGTGGCTGAACCATGGGGAGGAGATGACGAAGACGGAGGTGATGGGAGATTGATTGTGTATAGTGGAAGTCTTGACAAGTCGGTCAAAGTTTGGAGGGTGCCATGTCATCATATGTAG